The Drosophila biarmipes strain raj3 chromosome 2L, RU_DBia_V1.1, whole genome shotgun sequence genome has a window encoding:
- the LOC108033625 gene encoding transient receptor potential-gamma protein: MMEEENTIRPHQEIRQLTLEEKKFLLAVERGDMAGTRRMLQKAQDTEYINVNCVDPLGRTALLMAIDNENLEMVELLINYNVDTKDALLHSISEEFVEAVEVLLDHENVTFHSEGNHSWESASEDTSTFTPDITPLILAAHRDNYEIIKILLDRGAVLPMPHDVRCGCDECVQSRQEDSLRHSRSRINAYRALASPSLIALSSKDPILTAFELSWELRRLSFLEHEFKNEYQELRKQCQDFATALLDHTRTSHELEILLNHDPTGPVYEHGERMHLNRLKLAIKLRQKKFVAHSNVQQLLASIWYEGLPGFRRKNMALQAVDIIRIGIMFPIFSLAYILAPYSSIGQTMRKPFIKFICHSASYFTFLFLLMLASQRIETFIGGWFFADSSGMLNKVEELPTKRGAKPTFIEWLILAWVSGLIWSEVKQLWDVGLQEYLNDMWNVIDFVTNSLYVATVALRVVSFFQVQKEMIYNSHATDLPRERWDAWDPMLISEGLFSAANIFSSLKLVYIFSVNPHLGPLQVSLSRMVMDIMKFFFLYVLVLFAFGSGLNQLLWYYADLEKKRCPEVSPMSALLNMNGTNDPNACIVWRRFSNLFETTQTLFWAVFGLIDLDSFELDGIKIFTRFWGMLMFGTYSVINIVVLLNLLIAMMNHSYQLISERADVEWKFARSKLWISYFEEGGTCPPPFNIIPTPKSIWYAIKWMRRVFCSGSSAARREHLKTIRRKAQQASDRDFKYQQIMRNLVRRYVTVEQRKAESQGVTEDDVNEIKQDISAFRCELVEILKNSGMDTNVTAGQGGGGGGKKNRQKERRLMKGFNIAPPGSTGSLAPVAEFSTSLDNYENQHEILSSTLSTLFTPNFMHKRQQSQAGSGGGGSESPTSPTAAQGTQGAAMASSSQGTKYNKSALKPYNKRIAGHKKRWGTLIEAAKVGNVSKMLGRSKSEDSVCNSSHTSTPVHGQMRVTYAQNSAQQGYGYHGEGSSTTTSTSTSTPTPTISVVSNSPSAHAGVGSHFFHTTSGLTAIAALKRKRKKFSSSKNICPVTESVAAANAAEILNDKTLKRVSSYPAAEAGVQHKDPAQLVRPRRHEQTQSQHDSVETNSTFTLSIDPSNTSVNSREPLISTSCVSTTGAIG, from the exons ATGGAGGAGGAGAACACGATCCGGCCGCATCAGGAGATCCGCCAGCTGACGCTGGAGGAGAAGAAGTTCCTGCTGGCCGTGGAGCGGGGCGACATGGCCGGCACTCGGCGGATGCTGCAGAAGGCCCAGGACACGGAGTACATCAATGTGAACTGCGTGGATCCCTTGGGACGAACTGCCCTGCTGATGGCCATCGACAACGAGAACCTGGAGATGGTGGAGCTGCTGATCAACTACAATGTGGACACGAAGGATGCCCTGCTGCACTCCATCTCGGAGGAGTTCGTTGAGGCTGTGGAGGTGCTGCTGGACCACGAGAATGTGACCTTTCACAGCGAGGGCAATCAT AGCTGGGAGTCCGCCTCGGAGGATACCTCGACCTTCACGCCGGACATAACGCCCCTGATCCTGGCCGCCCATCGCGACAACTATGAGATCATCAAGATCCTTTTGGATCGGGGAGCTGTGCTGCCCATGCCCCATGATGTGCGTTGTGGCTGTGATGAGTGCGTCCAGTCCCGCCAGGAGGACTCCCTCAGGCACTCGAGGTCCCGCATCAACGCCTATCGGGCCCTGGCCAGTCCCAGTTTGATAGCACTCTCCTCCAAGGACCCCATTCTCACGGCCTTCGAGCTGTCCTGGGAGCTGCGCCGACTCAGCTTTCTCGAGCACGAATTTAAG AACGAGTACCAGGAGCTGCGCAAGCAGTGCCAGGACTTCGCCACCGCATTACTGGACCACACTCGCACTTCCCACGAGCTGGAGATCCTGCTCAACCATGATCCCACCGGTCCGGTTTACGAGCACGGCGAAAGGATGCATTTAAACCGCCTGAAGCTGGCCATCAAACTGCGCCAGAAGAAG TTCGTGGCCCACTCGAATGTGCAGCAACTGCTGGCGAGCATTTGGTACGAGGGACTACCAGGTTTCCGCAGGAAGAACATGGCACTGCAAGCAGTGGACATCATACGGATCGGCATCATGTTTCCCATCTTCTCGCTGGCCTACATCCTGGCACCCTACTCAAGCATTGGCCAAACGATGCGAAAGCCCTTCATCAAGTTCATCTGCCACAGCGCCTCCTACTTCACCTTTTTGT TTCTTTTAATGCTGGCTTCTCAGCGTATAGAGACCTTCATTGGGGGCTGGTTCTTTGCGGACTCCTCTGGCATGCTCAACAAGGTGGAGGAGTTGCCCACGAAGCGAGGGGCTAAGCCTACCTTCATAGAGTGGCTAATCCTGGCCTGGGTCAGTGGTCTCATCTGGAGCGAGGTGAAGCAACTGTGGGACGTTGGTCTGCAGGAGTATCTCAACGATATGTGGAATGTGATCGACTTTGTCACGAACTCCTTGTACGTGGCCACGGTGGCTCTGCGGGTGGTGTCCTTTTTTCAA GTACAAAAAGAGATGATATACAACTCGCATGCCACGGATCTGCCGCGAGAGCGTTGGGACGCCTGGGATCCGATGTTGATTTCGGAGGGTCTATTCAGTGCAGCGAACATTTTCAGTAGCCTCAAGCTGGTTTATATATTCTCGGTGAATCCGCATCTGGGGCCACTGCAGGTGTCGCTGTCCCGGATGGTGATGGACATCATGAAGTTCTTCTTTTTATATGTCCTGGTCCTCTTCGCTTTTGGCAGTGGTCTCAATCAGTTGCTGTG gTACTATGCGGATCTGGAGAAGAAGCGTTGTCCTGAGGTTTCTCCCATGAGTGCTCTTCTAAACATGAATGGAACTAATGATCCAAATGCGTGTATAGTGTGGCGTAGGTTCTCCAA TTTATTTGAGACAACTCAAACCCTTTTCTGGGCTGTCTTTGGCCTGATCGATTTGGATAGCTTTGAGTTGGATGGCATTAAGATCTTCACCAGATTCTGGGGCATGCTCATGTTTGGAACCTACTCGGTTATCAATATTGTGGTGCTGCTCAATTTGCTCATTGCCATGATGAACCATTCGTACCAACTAATTTCG GAACGTGCTGATGTGGAGTGGAAGTTTGCACGCTCTAAGCTCTGGATAAGCTATTTCGAAGAGGGCGGAACCTGTCCACCCCCATTTAACATTATACCCACTCCGAAGTCCATTTGGTATGCCATTAAATGGATGCGTCGGGTCTTCTGCAGCGGATCGTCTGCCGCTCGAAGGGAACACCTCAAGACAATAAGG CGAAAGGCCCAGCAGGCCAGTGATCGGGACTTTAAGTACCAGCAGATAATGCGAAATCTGGTCAGGAGGTATGTGACTGTGGAGCAGCGAAAGGCCGAGTCTCAAGGAGTCACTGAGGACGATGTGAACGAGATTAAGCAGGACATATCCGCCTTCCGGTGCGAGTTGGTGGAGATACTCAAGAACAGCGGCATGGACACGAATGTGACGGCGGGACAAGGTGGTG GAGGTGGTGGCAAGAAGAACCGCCAGAAGGAGCGTCGCCTGATGAAGGGCTTCAATATCGCACCACCTGGCTCCACGGGATCCTTGGCTCCCGTGGCCGAGTTCTCCACCTCGCTGGACAACTATGAAAACCAGCACGAGATCCTCAGCTCCACGCTGTCCACCCTCTTCACCCCGAACTTTATGCACAAGCGCCAACAGAGCCAGGCCGGAAGTGGGGGCGGTGGATCGGAGTCACCGACCTCGCCCACAGCCGCCCAGGGAACTCAGGGGGCGGCAATGGCCTCCAGCAGCCAGGGCACCAAGTACAACAAGTCCGCTCTGAAGCCGTACAACAAGCGCATTGCGGGTCACAAAAAGAGATGGG GCACCTTGATAGAAGCCGCCAAGGTTGGCAATGTGAGCAAAATGCTGGGTCGTTCGAAGTCCGAGGACTCGGTGTGCAACTCCTCGCACACATCCACTCCAGTTCATGGTCAGATGCGGGTCACCTACGCGCAGAACTCAGCCCAGCAGGGATATGGATACCATGGAGAGGGCAGTTCCACAACGACATCCACATCAACATCCACGCCAACTCCCACGATTTCGGTGGTCAGCAATTCTCCATCAGCCCATGCGGGCGTTGGTTCCCACTTCTTTCACACGACAAGTG GTCTCACTGCTATTGCTGCCCTGAAGCGAAAACGCAAAAAGTTCTCATCGAGCAAGAACATTTGCCCAGTTACAGAATCAGTGGCTGCAGCCAATGCGGCTGAGATACTTAATGATAAG ACCCTGAAAAGGGTATCCAGCTATCCGGCAGCGGAGGCAGGAGTCCAGCACAAGGATCCGGCTCAGTTGGTAAGGCCCCGACGGCATGAGCAGACCCAGAGCCAACACGACTCGGTGGAGACCAATTCAACTTTCACGCTGTCCATCGATCCATCCAACACGTCCGTGAACTCCAGGGAGCCCCTGATCAGCACCAGTTGTGTTTCAACCACGGGAGCTATTGGCTGA